A genome region from Cydia splendana unplaced genomic scaffold, ilCydSple1.2 scaffold_48_ctg1, whole genome shotgun sequence includes the following:
- the LOC134805674 gene encoding uncharacterized protein LOC134805674, which translates to MSFLGNLTDFDHKTCEWRLFKGRLTQFIKINNVKDENRSGILITHLTDESYRLLRNLAYPTELDGLTYDQLIKYLDDHFKQKKCTYADKARFYGATRNVGETLGDWAARLRGLASYCEFGTALETILADRFVLGLGSGSERDKLFEQDASSIKIGEALEIAEKAESAKEAKAVMAGTSTVKEEPLFRASSEGRYAAGGSGGARRGGGARAPAAGRDNQRAASRCSVCGMKSHEGDRCRYKTYRCQNQDSRRLFSHIK; encoded by the coding sequence atgtCGTTTTTGGGTAATTTGACCGATTTTGACCATAAGACCTGTGAGTGGCGGTTATTTAAAGGACGATTGacacaatttattaaaataaataatgtgaaGGATGAAAATAGAAGTGGAATTCTTATAACTCATCTCACAGATGAGTCATACCGTTTGTTGCGGAATCTTGCTTATCCTACGGAATTGGATGGGCTTACTTATGACCAGCTGATTAAATACCTGGACGACCATTTTAAACAAAAGAAGTGCACATATGCAGATAAGGCACGTTTTTATGGAGCGACAAGGAACGTAGGCGAAACTTTAGGAGATTGGGCGGCACGATTGAGAGGTCTAGCTAGCTACTGTGAGTTCGGGACCGCCTTAGAAACGATTCTAGCAGATCGTTTTGTCCTAGGCCTGGGTTCAGGCTCTGAACGGGACAAATTATTCGAGCAAGATGCGTCGTCAATTAAAATTGGAGAGGCCTTGGAAATAGCGGAGAAAGCAGAATCTGCTAAGGAAGCAAAGGCTGTTATGGCCGGTACCAGCACCGTCAAGGAGGAACCCCTGTTTCGAGCGAGCAGCGAGGGGCGGTACGCGGCAGGCGGCAGCGGCggagcgcggcgcggcggcggagcGCGGGCTCCGGCGGCGGGCCGCGACAATCAGCGAGCGGCTTCCCGGTGCTCCGTATGCGGCATGAAGAGTCACGAGGGTGACCGGTGTCGTTACAAGACCTATCGTTGTCAAAA